A window of the bacterium genome harbors these coding sequences:
- a CDS encoding SDR family NAD(P)-dependent oxidoreductase — translation MRPKGVGALVTGGASGLGSATAVALAAAGARVTILDLPSTRGPELAREVNGRFVDGDITRDADVRRAVEETAGLRVVVHCAGIAPSGRILSRDRPMPLEDFRRVVEVNLTGTFNVMRICAAAIARLEPTEGERGVIINTASVAAFEGQIGDIAYAASKAGVAGMTICAARDLASVLIRVVTIAPGRFDTPLVAAALSPEGRAKWADPVPHPRRLGDPREFASLAVHIVENPMLNGATIRLDGAFRMPPR, via the coding sequence ATGCGTCCCAAAGGTGTGGGCGCGTTGGTTACCGGAGGCGCTTCAGGGCTGGGGAGCGCGACCGCGGTTGCGCTTGCCGCCGCGGGGGCACGCGTGACGATCTTGGATCTTCCTTCCACTCGTGGCCCGGAGCTGGCACGCGAGGTGAATGGGCGCTTCGTCGATGGGGACATCACGAGAGATGCGGATGTCCGCCGGGCCGTTGAGGAGACCGCAGGCTTGCGCGTCGTTGTTCATTGCGCCGGTATCGCGCCGTCCGGTCGCATCCTTTCGCGAGACCGGCCGATGCCGCTTGAAGACTTCCGTCGTGTCGTAGAAGTGAATCTTACGGGCACGTTCAATGTCATGCGAATTTGCGCTGCGGCCATCGCCAGACTGGAGCCCACCGAGGGCGAACGCGGGGTGATCATCAACACAGCGTCGGTCGCTGCTTTCGAGGGGCAGATTGGCGATATTGCCTATGCGGCCTCGAAGGCCGGGGTCGCCGGGATGACGATTTGTGCGGCGCGCGACCTGGCGTCCGTGCTGATCCGCGTGGTGACGATTGCGCCCGGTCGCTTCGACACTCCGTTGGTGGCGGCGGCGCTCTCTCCGGAAGGACGGGCGAAATGGGCGGATCCGGTGCCGCATCCTCGGCGGCTCGGTGATCCTCGCGAATTCGCGTCTCTTGCGGTGCACATCGTCGAGAATCCGATGCTCAACGGTGCAACCATCCGTCTGGACGGCGCTTTTCGCATGCCGCCGCGCTGA
- a CDS encoding aminotransferase class V-fold PLP-dependent enzyme, whose product MQSPGTHVGCREVGSGMSIYEQLGVRTIINGVGPATRLGGTLMEPEVLAAMNEAARAFVKMDELQDAAGRAIREITGAEAGYVTSGAAAALALATAACITGVDPVKINRLPDTQGMRNEVIILRAHRYDYDHAIRSVGAQLVEVGFPDLTFPYELETAITDRTAAIAYYPVRSRPGLPLVDVLHIAHRHDVPVIVDAALEVPPVQNLQAYVRLGADLVAFSGGKAIGGPQASGFVCGRADLIEAVALHHQDMDVRPQTWTYRAKMESGHLQGPPHHGIGRSMKVGKEEVVGLIAALRRYVRLDHVALRSGWLEKLSRIQKELRNTHGLHVTIVEAPPSGMDVPYAVVKLDEVVLGVTAYQLLARLQECDPPICLNEELAWQGAVAISPMTLRDNEEVIIARAIARAVSSGTR is encoded by the coding sequence GTGCAGTCGCCCGGCACTCACGTCGGCTGCCGGGAGGTCGGCAGCGGCATGTCGATTTATGAGCAACTCGGCGTAAGAACGATCATCAACGGGGTGGGGCCCGCGACCCGGCTCGGGGGCACCTTGATGGAGCCCGAGGTCCTGGCCGCGATGAACGAGGCGGCCCGCGCGTTTGTCAAGATGGACGAATTGCAGGATGCTGCGGGCCGAGCAATCCGCGAAATCACCGGAGCGGAGGCGGGCTACGTGACGTCGGGGGCCGCCGCAGCCTTGGCCTTAGCGACCGCCGCGTGCATCACTGGTGTTGACCCCGTTAAGATCAACCGGTTGCCGGATACCCAAGGAATGAGGAATGAGGTCATCATCCTGCGCGCACATCGATATGACTACGATCATGCGATCCGTTCGGTCGGCGCGCAGTTGGTCGAAGTTGGTTTTCCCGACTTGACCTTTCCCTATGAGCTCGAGACTGCGATCACCGACCGGACGGCGGCGATCGCCTATTACCCGGTGCGCTCGCGGCCCGGACTCCCGTTGGTGGACGTCTTGCACATCGCTCACCGCCATGACGTTCCCGTCATCGTCGATGCCGCATTAGAGGTGCCGCCGGTTCAAAATCTCCAGGCCTATGTTCGCCTGGGAGCGGATCTCGTCGCGTTCAGCGGAGGGAAGGCGATCGGCGGTCCCCAAGCGAGTGGATTTGTTTGTGGCCGAGCGGATCTCATCGAAGCGGTTGCGCTTCACCACCAGGACATGGACGTGAGACCGCAAACCTGGACGTACCGTGCCAAGATGGAATCCGGCCACCTGCAGGGCCCGCCACACCATGGCATTGGACGGTCCATGAAGGTCGGCAAAGAGGAAGTGGTCGGTCTCATCGCTGCGCTACGGCGGTATGTGCGACTGGATCACGTAGCGCTTCGGTCAGGTTGGCTCGAGAAACTCTCACGGATTCAGAAGGAGCTGCGCAACACACACGGGCTACACGTCACCATCGTGGAGGCTCCCCCGAGCGGCATGGACGTTCCATACGCAGTTGTGAAACTCGATGAGGTCGTGCTCGGCGTCACCGCCTACCAGCTTCTTGCCCGGCTCCAAGAATGTGACCCTCCGATTTGTCTCAATGAGGAGTTGGCGTGGCAGGGAGCGGTCGCCATCAGCCCGATGACCCTTCGCGATAACGAAGAGGTCATCATCGCTCGTGCGATTGCTCGCGCTGTCTCCAGCGGAACGCGTTGA